From the Conger conger chromosome 14, fConCon1.1, whole genome shotgun sequence genome, one window contains:
- the alas1 gene encoding 5-aminolevulinate synthase, nonspecific, mitochondrial translates to MGLSFRSSSVKDNDKHQQSSLFIKSTLDSLLVHYSHTEATPSENTKDHEILENRSRMDTIIRRCPFLSRVPPAFLQQARQSLVVYAQKCPVMMDLASRPFARALSTSAASCQKAADTSSTSPAGEEPKPLPKLPLGHPVPPPGQAMASKCPFLVAEMGQKNSSVVREASLELQEDVQEMDALRKERSATPPMVDITKADGEDPKSLLKNLLKQRPARVSHLLQENMPKSVSNFHYDKFFEKKIEAKKNDHTYRVFKTVNRRATTFPMADDYTETLTTKRDVSVWCSNDYLGMSRHPRVIHTIMDTLRKHGSGAGGTRNISGTSKFHVELEHELADLHNKDAALLFTSCFVANDSTLFTLAKMLPGCEIYSDAGNHASMIQGIRNSGAKKFVFRHNDVGHLRELLQTSDPSVPKIVAFETVHSMDGAVCPLEEMCDVAHEFGAITFVDEVHAVGLYGARGGGIGDRDGVMQKMDIISGTLGKAFGCVGGYIASTAALVDTVRSYAAGFIFTTSLPPMLLAGARVSVATLKSEEGRALRRKHQRNVKLLRQMLMDSGLPVVHCPSHIIPIRVSDAAKNTQVCDLMMSKHNVYVQAINYPTVARGDELLRIAPTPHHTPQMMNYFVETLVQTWKEVGLELQPHSSAECNFCRQPLHFQLMSDREKSYFSGLSQPISACA, encoded by the exons ATGGGCTTGTCCTTTCGTTCGTCCTCAGTGAAGGATAACGATAAACATCAGCAAAGTAGTTTGTTCATAAAAAGCACTTTAGACTCACTTTTGGTACATTACAGCCACACCGAAGCTACCCCAAGTGAAAATACAAAGGATCACGAg attttggagaATCGATCGAGGATGGACACCATCATACGTCGCTGCCCGTTCCTGTCCCGCGTGCCCCCGGCCTTCCTGCAGCAGGCCCGCCAGTCCCTGGTGGTGTACGCGCAGAAGTGCCCGGTCATGATGGACCTGGCCTCCCGCCCCTTCGCCCGCGCGCTCTCCACCTCTGCCGCCAGCTGCCAGAAGGCTGCGGACACCAGCTCCACCAGCCCCGCCGGCGAGG AGCCCAAACCGTTGCCGAAGCTGCCCCTCGGCCACCCCGTGCCCCCCCCCGGCCAGGCCATGGCCTCCAAGTGCCCCTTCCTGGTGGCAGAGATGGGGCAGAAGAACAGCAGCGTGGTGCGTGAGGCCAGTTTGGAGCTGCAGGAGGATGTTCAGGAGATGGACGCACTCCGCAAAG AGCGCTCGGCGACCCCTCCCATGGTGGACATCACCAAGGCTGATGGAGAGGACCCCAAAAGCCTCCTGAAGAACCTGCTGAAGCAGCGGCCCGCCAGGGTGTCCCATCTGCTGCAGGAGAACATGCCCAAAT CGGTTTCAAACTTCCACTACGACAAGTTCTTTGAGAAGAAGATCGAGGCCAAGAAGAACGACCACACGTACCGCGTGTTTAAGACCGTGAACAGGCGGGCGACCACGTTCCCCATGGCGGATGACTACACGGAAACGCTGACCACCAAGCGCGACGTGTCGGTGTGGTGCAGCAACGACTACCTGGGCATGAGCCGACACCCGCGGGTCATCCACACGATAAT GGACACTTTACGGAAGCACGGCTCAGGAGCGGGAGGCACCCGGAACATCTCCGGCACCAGCAAGTTTCACGTGGAGCTGGAGCACGAGTTGGCggacctgcacaacaaagacgCGGCGCTGCTCTTCACCTCCTGCTTCGTGGCCAACGACTCCACCCTCTTCACCCTGGCCAAGATGCTGCCAG GATGTGAGATCTACTCCGATGCTGGGAACCACGCCTCAATGATTCAGGGCATCAGGAACAGCGGGGCGAAGAAGTTCGTCTTCCGGCACAACGACGTGGGTCACCTACGAGAGCTGCTGCAGACGTCTGATCCTTCGGTTCCCAAGATCGTGGCGTTCGAGACCGTGCACTCCATGGATG GTGCCGTGTGTCCGCTGGAGGAGATGTGTGACGTGGCCCACGAATTCGGCGCCATCACATTCGTGGACGAGGTGCACGCGGTCGGGCTGTACGGGGCGAGAGGCGGCGGGATCGGAGACCGCGACGGGGTCATGCAGAAGATGGACATCATCTCCGGCACTCTCG GCAAAGCCTTCGGCTGCGTGGGGGGCTACATCGCCAGCACCGCCGCCCTGGTGGACACGGTGCGCTCCTACGCCGCCGGCTTCATCTTCACCACCTCGCTGCCGCCCATGCTGCTGGCGGGCGCGCGGGTCTCCGTGGCGACGCTGAAGAGCGAGGAGGGCCGCGCACTCCGCCGCAAGCACCAGCGCAACGTCAAGCTTCTCCGCCAGATGCTCATGGACTCGGGCCTGCCCGTCGTCCACTGCCCCAGCCACATCATTCCCATCCGG GTCTCAGACGCGGCGAAGAACACGCAGGTGTGTGACCTCATGATGAGCAAGCACAACGTCTACGTCCAGGCCATCAACTACCCCACGGTTGCCCGGGGCGACGAGCTCCTCCGCatcgcccccaccccccaccacaccccacagATGATGAACTACTTTGTCG AAACGCTGGTGCAGACCTGGAAGGAGGTGGGCCTGGAGCTGCAGCCCCACTCGTCCGCGGAGTGCAACTTCTGCCGGCAGCCGCTGCACTTCCAGCTGATGAGCGACCGGGAGAAGTCCTACTTCAGTGGTCTGAGCCAGCCCATCTCAGCCTGCGCCTga